One genomic region from Tachysurus fulvidraco isolate hzauxx_2018 chromosome 14, HZAU_PFXX_2.0, whole genome shotgun sequence encodes:
- the prkab1b gene encoding 5'-AMP-activated protein kinase subunit beta-1b isoform X1, producing the protein MFGVAFLHFLINETRSVSFCVSANIYINNTRKIMGNASSERSAQGEKSQRSRSGKDAKILLTDDTDLFQDDAKEFLAWQKDVQSDNKYEHPTVFEWSGPAKDVYLSGSFNNWATKIPLSKSQSNFTGIVNLPEGEHQYKFYVDGHWTLDPKKPVITTKAGVVNNVVLIRKTDFEVFDALRSDSEICTDMSDISSSPPGPYHQDPYAIKGEERLRSPPILPPHLLQVLLNKDTGVSCDPALLPEPNHVMLNHLYALSIKDGVMVLSATHRYRKKYVTTLLYKPI; encoded by the exons atgtttggaGTCGCGTTTCTTCACTTCCTGATTAATGAAACTCGCTCCGTTTCGTTCTGTGTATCagcaaacatttacataaacaacactcg GAAGATCATGGGAAACGCCAGCAGTGAGAGAAGTGCACAGGGGGAGAAAAGCCAGAGGAGTCGCAGCGGGAAAGATGCAAAAATCCTCCTGACTGATGATACAGACCTGTTCCAGGATGATGCAAag gagtTCTTGGCATGGCAGAAGGATGTTCAGTCAGACAATAAGTATGAGCACCCCACGGTGTTTGAGTGGTCCGGTCCAGCAAAAGATGTTTATCTCTCCGGCTCCTTTAATAACTGGGCCACAAAAATCCCTCTATCTAAGAG TCAAAGTAATTTCACAGGAATCGTCAATCTGCCTGAAGGAGAGCATCAGTATAAGTTTTATGTAGATGGACACTGGACTTTAGATCCTAAGAAG CCCGTCATCACCACTAAAGCCGGCGTCGTCAACAACGTGGTTCTGATACGTAAGACGGACTTTGAGGTTTTTGACGCCCTGAGAAGCGACTCTGAGATCTGCACTGACATGTCAG ACATCTCCAGCTCTCCCCCTGGACCCTACCATCAGGACCCCTACGCCATTAAAGGGGAGGAGCGACTGCGCTCTCCTCCCATCCTGCCTCCTCACCTGCTGCAGGTTCTGCTCAATAAAGACACCGGAGTCTCG tgtgatcctgctctgcttcctgAACCCAACCACGTGATGCTCAATCACCTGTACGCTCTCTCCATCAAG GATGGCGTGATGGTCCTCAGCGCTACGCATCGCTACAGGAAGAAATACGTCACTACGCTGCTATACAAACCTATCTGA
- the prkab1b gene encoding 5'-AMP-activated protein kinase subunit beta-1b isoform X2, with amino-acid sequence MGNASSERSAQGEKSQRSRSGKDAKILLTDDTDLFQDDAKEFLAWQKDVQSDNKYEHPTVFEWSGPAKDVYLSGSFNNWATKIPLSKSQSNFTGIVNLPEGEHQYKFYVDGHWTLDPKKPVITTKAGVVNNVVLIRKTDFEVFDALRSDSEICTDMSDISSSPPGPYHQDPYAIKGEERLRSPPILPPHLLQVLLNKDTGVSCDPALLPEPNHVMLNHLYALSIKDGVMVLSATHRYRKKYVTTLLYKPI; translated from the exons ATGGGAAACGCCAGCAGTGAGAGAAGTGCACAGGGGGAGAAAAGCCAGAGGAGTCGCAGCGGGAAAGATGCAAAAATCCTCCTGACTGATGATACAGACCTGTTCCAGGATGATGCAAag gagtTCTTGGCATGGCAGAAGGATGTTCAGTCAGACAATAAGTATGAGCACCCCACGGTGTTTGAGTGGTCCGGTCCAGCAAAAGATGTTTATCTCTCCGGCTCCTTTAATAACTGGGCCACAAAAATCCCTCTATCTAAGAG TCAAAGTAATTTCACAGGAATCGTCAATCTGCCTGAAGGAGAGCATCAGTATAAGTTTTATGTAGATGGACACTGGACTTTAGATCCTAAGAAG CCCGTCATCACCACTAAAGCCGGCGTCGTCAACAACGTGGTTCTGATACGTAAGACGGACTTTGAGGTTTTTGACGCCCTGAGAAGCGACTCTGAGATCTGCACTGACATGTCAG ACATCTCCAGCTCTCCCCCTGGACCCTACCATCAGGACCCCTACGCCATTAAAGGGGAGGAGCGACTGCGCTCTCCTCCCATCCTGCCTCCTCACCTGCTGCAGGTTCTGCTCAATAAAGACACCGGAGTCTCG tgtgatcctgctctgcttcctgAACCCAACCACGTGATGCTCAATCACCTGTACGCTCTCTCCATCAAG GATGGCGTGATGGTCCTCAGCGCTACGCATCGCTACAGGAAGAAATACGTCACTACGCTGCTATACAAACCTATCTGA